From one Luteipulveratus mongoliensis genomic stretch:
- the rpsT gene encoding 30S ribosomal protein S20: MANIKSQMKRIKTNAIRTERNKAHKSELRTWIRKFREAADAGDKATAETALQTASQKLDKAVTKGVIHKNQAANKKSAMAKKLSSLS, translated from the coding sequence GTGGCAAACATCAAGTCGCAGATGAAGCGGATCAAGACCAACGCGATCCGCACCGAGCGCAACAAGGCCCACAAGTCCGAGCTGCGCACCTGGATCCGCAAGTTCCGCGAGGCTGCGGACGCCGGTGACAAGGCGACGGCCGAGACCGCGCTGCAGACGGCTTCCCAGAAGCTGGACAAGGCCGTCACCAAGGGCGTCATTCACAAGAACCAGGCCGCCAACAAGAAGTCGGCTATGGCCAAGAAGCTCAGCAGCCTCTCCTGA
- the holA gene encoding DNA polymerase III subunit delta — protein sequence MSVPPFVLISGPEHVLAERALTSTLDAVREQDPEAEVIRLEGAAYEPGALQVHVSPSLFGGSKVVVVRDLDEGTDALIEDLLTILAQGSDAVVIVTHKSGNRGKKALDALKKARARVIEAPAIKSDRDKSAFVSNEFRSNGRKIAPEAVRALLEAVGKDLSELAQACQQLMDDTTGLIDASTVERYHGGKVEATGFRVADAAVAGDTAEALRLLRHALAAGLDPVPIVAVLASQLRQVARVASAGRGRSADLAKQLSMAPWQIDRARAAARGWDGDRLGRAIQAVAAADFEVKGGGRDPVYAVERAILDITRERAGEAGAASA from the coding sequence GTGAGCGTCCCTCCCTTCGTCCTGATCTCCGGCCCCGAGCACGTGCTCGCCGAGCGCGCCTTGACCAGCACGTTGGATGCCGTCCGCGAGCAGGACCCCGAGGCCGAGGTCATCCGGCTCGAGGGTGCTGCGTACGAACCCGGCGCCTTGCAGGTCCACGTGAGCCCGAGCCTGTTCGGTGGCAGCAAGGTCGTCGTGGTGCGTGACCTGGACGAGGGGACCGACGCCCTCATCGAGGATCTGCTGACGATCCTGGCCCAGGGCAGCGACGCCGTCGTGATCGTCACCCACAAGTCCGGCAACCGGGGCAAGAAGGCGCTCGATGCCCTCAAGAAGGCGCGGGCGCGCGTCATCGAGGCGCCCGCCATCAAGTCCGATCGCGACAAGAGCGCCTTCGTCAGCAACGAGTTCCGCAGCAACGGCCGCAAGATCGCGCCCGAGGCGGTGCGGGCGCTCCTGGAGGCCGTCGGCAAGGACCTGAGCGAGCTGGCCCAGGCGTGTCAGCAGCTCATGGACGACACGACCGGGCTCATCGACGCATCGACCGTGGAGCGCTACCACGGTGGCAAGGTCGAGGCGACCGGCTTCCGGGTCGCTGACGCGGCCGTCGCCGGCGACACCGCGGAGGCCTTGCGGCTGCTGCGGCACGCGTTGGCGGCCGGTCTCGACCCGGTGCCGATCGTGGCCGTGCTCGCCAGCCAGCTGCGCCAGGTGGCGCGGGTCGCGAGCGCCGGCCGTGGCCGTTCGGCCGACCTGGCCAAGCAGCTGAGCATGGCGCCCTGGCAGATCGACCGAGCACGCGCGGCTGCTCGTGGCTGGGACGGTGACCGCCTCGGTCGCGCCATCCAGGCCGTCGCGGCGGCTGACTTCGAGGTCAAGGGTGGCGGCCGCGACCCGGTCTACGCCGTGGAGCGCGCCATCCTCGACATCACTCGCGAGCGTGCGGGAGAAGCAGGGGCTGCCTCGGCCTGA
- a CDS encoding phosphatase PAP2 family protein, with protein sequence MATEGLVLLSFGAVLGVLVRFFGPEHTGERALAETLAAHRPHWVGQTGAVLDFTLGPPGGLVSVLIVSTAALGLGSHRICLTGVAVFFTGWLAVTVAKVIFERPSPTSADLHALAPLNGVDRFPSGHVAIATSLTAAAYTVMSMSGRRRWPALAIGVPVVMIVAASRMIVGADYLANVVAAPFFAVGAVLLMLAAVRSKSYETSLERDRQQRMALLGA encoded by the coding sequence ATGGCGACAGAGGGTCTTGTCCTGCTGTCATTCGGCGCGGTGCTGGGCGTGCTGGTCCGGTTCTTCGGTCCGGAGCACACCGGGGAGCGCGCCCTGGCCGAGACGCTCGCCGCCCACCGGCCGCACTGGGTCGGACAGACCGGCGCCGTCCTCGACTTCACCTTGGGCCCACCGGGCGGTCTGGTGAGCGTGCTCATCGTCTCCACGGCCGCGCTCGGTCTGGGGTCGCACCGCATCTGTTTGACCGGCGTGGCCGTCTTCTTCACGGGTTGGCTCGCCGTGACGGTCGCCAAGGTGATCTTCGAACGACCCAGTCCGACGAGCGCCGACCTGCACGCCCTCGCCCCGCTGAACGGCGTGGACAGGTTCCCGAGTGGGCATGTCGCCATCGCCACCTCCCTGACAGCCGCCGCCTACACGGTGATGTCCATGAGCGGCCGCCGTCGATGGCCGGCCCTGGCGATCGGCGTACCCGTCGTGATGATCGTCGCGGCGAGCCGGATGATCGTGGGCGCCGACTACCTGGCCAACGTGGTCGCGGCGCCGTTCTTCGCCGTTGGCGCCGTGCTGCTCATGCTGGCGGCGGTGCGCAGCAAGAGCTACGAGACTTCCCTCGAACGCGACCGTCAGCAGCGGATGGCACTCTTGGGCGCGTGA
- a CDS encoding MazG nucleotide pyrophosphohydrolase domain-containing protein, whose amino-acid sequence MDLEQLIRRAVGVADLYDRLNLQERGRAWTTEQLALGFVGDVGDLAKLVMADAGTRDIEDHRDLLGHELADCLWSVLVIAARSGIDLEQEFDRCMSMLTEHIDGRLR is encoded by the coding sequence ATGGATCTCGAACAGCTGATACGCCGCGCTGTCGGCGTGGCGGACCTCTACGACAGGCTCAACCTTCAAGAGCGCGGGCGCGCGTGGACGACTGAACAGCTGGCGCTCGGCTTCGTCGGTGATGTCGGCGACCTCGCGAAGCTGGTCATGGCCGACGCCGGAACCCGCGACATCGAGGACCACCGGGACCTGCTCGGCCACGAGCTGGCCGACTGCCTCTGGTCGGTGCTCGTGATCGCGGCGCGCAGTGGGATCGACCTGGAGCAGGAGTTCGATCGGTGTATGTCGATGCTGACGGAGCACATCGACGGCCGGTTGAGGTGA
- a CDS encoding ATP-dependent DNA helicase → MPSAVPLESLLHRAVEGVGGSERPGQSQMAQAVADAVKSGDHLLVQAGTGTGKSLAYLVPAVQHAFETGKPAIVATATLALQAQVVDRDMPRVAEALQTALGRRPSYALVKGRRNYLCKNKLAGGYPDDEEDGLLSVGDVDRAAGRLGQEITRLREWADETESGDRDELVPGVSERAWRQVSVSAHECLGQKCPMVGECFVEQARSAAKDVDVVVTNHSFMAIDSFEGRQMLPDHDLLVVDEAHELVDRVTSTITDEMTQGMVTAAAKRVGRLGDTTQLTDAGEFLGQIMAGLAEGRLMGVPDTLALALTRVRDAARGVQTDIKPPTPADNDGARQVARAAVDEIFDNAERLLEERDLDVAWVSIDPRRGPILRVAPMSVAMLLRDKIFGDRTVVMTSATLELGGSFDAVAGQLGLRGEGGPSWTGLDVGSPFDYPSQAIAYVAQHLPPPGRDGTSPQSFDEIETLVRAAGGRTLGLFSSTRAAKAAAEEMRQRLGDDIPVLCQGDDQTATLVRQFASDARTCLFGTMSLWQGVDVPGSACQLVIIDRIPFPRPDDPLASARSQAIARMGGNGFMAVSATHAALRLAQGAGRLVRRSSDRGVVAFLDSRMITARYAGFLQKSLPPFWPTTDRALVLQALKRLDETAPDVVPVDLPALRGVKGARSDATMATPEPAPAPAPAPAPAPAPALTAEPEPEPAPEEPQVAGRTWSTEDDEELRDAADMGLTVAELADHLDQSPEEVTARAASLGVRLELDVS, encoded by the coding sequence ATGCCTTCTGCCGTTCCGCTCGAGTCCCTGCTGCATCGCGCCGTCGAAGGTGTCGGCGGCAGCGAGCGGCCTGGCCAGAGCCAGATGGCCCAGGCTGTGGCGGACGCGGTGAAGTCCGGTGACCATCTGCTCGTCCAGGCCGGCACCGGCACGGGCAAGTCCCTGGCCTACCTCGTGCCCGCGGTGCAGCACGCCTTCGAGACAGGCAAGCCCGCGATCGTGGCGACCGCCACGCTTGCGCTGCAGGCCCAGGTGGTCGACCGCGACATGCCCCGGGTCGCCGAGGCGCTGCAGACCGCGTTGGGGCGGCGGCCGTCGTACGCGCTGGTCAAGGGCCGTCGCAACTACCTGTGCAAGAACAAGCTGGCGGGCGGCTACCCCGACGACGAGGAGGACGGCCTCCTGTCCGTGGGCGACGTCGACCGCGCCGCCGGACGGCTCGGTCAGGAGATCACCCGGCTGCGCGAGTGGGCCGACGAGACCGAGTCCGGCGACCGGGACGAGCTGGTTCCGGGTGTCTCCGAGCGCGCCTGGCGACAGGTCTCGGTGTCGGCTCACGAGTGCCTCGGCCAGAAGTGCCCGATGGTGGGGGAGTGCTTCGTCGAGCAGGCGCGCAGTGCGGCCAAGGACGTCGACGTCGTCGTGACCAACCACTCGTTCATGGCCATCGACTCGTTCGAGGGCCGTCAGATGCTGCCAGACCACGACCTTCTCGTGGTCGACGAGGCGCACGAGCTGGTCGACCGTGTCACGTCCACGATCACTGACGAGATGACGCAGGGCATGGTCACGGCTGCCGCCAAAAGGGTTGGCAGACTAGGCGATACGACACAGCTCACCGACGCCGGTGAGTTCCTCGGGCAGATCATGGCGGGTTTGGCCGAGGGCCGGCTGATGGGCGTGCCCGACACGCTCGCGCTCGCTCTCACCCGGGTGCGCGACGCGGCCCGGGGCGTGCAGACCGACATCAAGCCGCCTACTCCGGCCGACAACGACGGTGCCCGTCAGGTGGCGCGCGCGGCGGTCGATGAGATCTTCGACAACGCCGAGCGGCTCCTGGAGGAGCGCGATCTCGATGTCGCGTGGGTCTCGATCGACCCGCGGCGCGGCCCGATCCTGCGCGTCGCGCCGATGAGCGTGGCCATGCTGCTGCGCGACAAGATCTTCGGCGATCGCACCGTCGTGATGACGTCCGCCACCCTTGAGCTCGGCGGGTCCTTCGACGCGGTGGCCGGCCAGCTCGGCCTGCGCGGCGAGGGCGGTCCGTCGTGGACCGGCCTGGATGTGGGCTCACCGTTCGACTACCCGAGCCAGGCGATCGCCTACGTCGCGCAGCACCTCCCGCCGCCTGGGCGAGACGGCACGTCGCCCCAGTCGTTCGACGAGATCGAGACCTTGGTACGCGCTGCAGGCGGCCGCACGCTCGGCCTGTTCTCCTCGACACGTGCTGCTAAGGCGGCCGCCGAGGAGATGCGGCAGCGGCTCGGTGACGACATCCCCGTGCTCTGCCAGGGCGATGACCAGACCGCGACGCTGGTGCGCCAGTTCGCCTCCGACGCGCGCACCTGCCTGTTCGGGACGATGTCGCTGTGGCAGGGCGTCGACGTGCCCGGCTCGGCGTGCCAGTTGGTCATCATCGACCGCATCCCGTTCCCCCGACCGGATGACCCGCTGGCCTCCGCTCGCTCACAGGCGATCGCGCGGATGGGCGGCAACGGGTTCATGGCCGTGTCGGCGACCCACGCGGCACTCCGGCTGGCTCAGGGAGCCGGACGTCTCGTACGCCGGTCCTCCGATCGTGGGGTCGTCGCCTTCCTCGACTCCCGGATGATCACGGCCCGCTACGCGGGCTTCCTGCAGAAGTCGTTGCCACCGTTCTGGCCGACCACGGACCGCGCGCTGGTGCTGCAGGCACTGAAGCGGCTCGATGAGACAGCGCCCGATGTGGTGCCCGTCGACCTGCCCGCCCTGCGCGGTGTGAAGGGGGCTCGCAGCGACGCGACCATGGCGACACCAGAGCCGGCGCCAGCGCCGGCTCCCGCACCCGCACCCGCGCCGGCTCCCGCACTCACAGCGGAGCCGGAGCCGGAGCCGGCACCGGAGGAACCTCAGGTGGCGGGTCGAACGTGGTCCACGGAGGACGACGAGGAGCTCCGCGATGCGGCGGACATGGGCCTCACCGTCGCCGAGCTGGCCGACCACCTCGACCAGTCGCCCGAGGAGGTCACAGCTCGCGCGGCAAGCCTCGGCGTACGACTGGAGCTGGATGTGAGCTAG
- a CDS encoding MGH1-like glycoside hydrolase domain-containing protein: MSEPADHLTAEHARLAESPGDLDPWRLWGPYVSGRQWGTVREDYSADGNAWESFPFDHAHTRAYRWGEDGIAGLTDRYGFLNVAVAMWNGQDDRLKERLFGLTNAQGNHGEDAKEYWWHLDATPTHSYAQYLYRYPQAAFPYQQLVEENGRRGFGDDELELADTGILDGNRFFDVTVTHAKANPYDVVVRLEATNHGPDAAPLDLLPHVWFRNTWSWGRDDRRPTIRAVEGGVEIEHDWLGHYRMSASDGARVLLCDNETNVSATFGVEGEDPAHPKDAINRAVVHGDESLLATHVGTKAAFWWHYDAVQPGETVTVTLRLTRDDQGDAGLDGADEIVSGRQADADAFYATVVPADVSDEDRTVARRAFAGLLWCKQLFRYDIRQWLEGDPAQPPPPPERLAAQPKGRNTEWQTLSLADIISMPDEWEYPWFASWDLAFHCVALAHVDPAFAKEQLVLMCREWAMHPNGQLPAYEWNFSDVNPPVHAWAVWRVYQLDGAQDNDFLIRVFSKLMLNFGWWVNRKDSDGSNLFEGGFLGMDNVGPFDRSQPLPDGHRLEQSDATSWMAFFCLNMLRIAWELARVDRAWDEAATKFLEHFLSIAEAMESFGTNNISLWNDEDGFFYDAVVDDDGSGSQVPVRSMVGLLPLMAVAVEPDWVPQELPDYTSRMQWLLKRRPELTDAVVHSEYDGQPDTTLSLLTPERLTRILTRMLDEREFLSPYGIRSLSAIYRDGINIDLEGSSLPIAYAPGEAQSGLFGGNSNWRGPVWFPVNVLLTDALRTYATDLGRELEIEYPTGSGNHVPLREIVTDLEQRLVRMFRAGEDGRRPGDPRHVPTGDLWQAHPTFSEYFHGDTGAGLGASHQTGWTAMVAHLICHPAEHE, from the coding sequence GTGAGCGAACCTGCTGACCACCTGACCGCTGAGCACGCCCGCCTGGCCGAGTCGCCGGGCGACCTCGACCCCTGGAGACTGTGGGGACCGTACGTCTCCGGTCGCCAGTGGGGGACCGTCCGGGAGGACTACTCCGCGGACGGCAACGCCTGGGAGTCCTTCCCGTTCGACCACGCGCACACCCGCGCCTACCGCTGGGGCGAGGACGGGATCGCGGGGCTGACCGACCGCTACGGCTTCCTCAACGTCGCGGTCGCGATGTGGAACGGTCAGGACGACCGGCTCAAGGAGCGGCTGTTCGGGCTCACCAACGCCCAGGGCAACCACGGCGAGGACGCCAAGGAGTACTGGTGGCACCTCGACGCCACGCCGACCCACTCGTACGCGCAGTACCTCTACCGCTACCCGCAGGCGGCCTTTCCTTACCAGCAGCTGGTCGAGGAGAACGGCCGCCGCGGCTTCGGCGACGACGAGCTTGAGCTCGCCGACACCGGCATCCTCGACGGCAACCGGTTCTTCGACGTGACGGTCACGCACGCCAAGGCCAACCCGTACGACGTCGTCGTCCGTCTCGAGGCCACCAACCACGGTCCTGATGCGGCTCCGTTGGACCTGCTCCCGCACGTGTGGTTCCGCAACACCTGGAGCTGGGGTCGGGACGACCGGCGACCCACGATCCGTGCGGTCGAGGGCGGGGTGGAGATCGAGCACGACTGGCTCGGTCACTACCGGATGAGCGCGAGCGACGGCGCACGAGTTCTGTTGTGCGACAACGAGACCAACGTGTCCGCGACGTTCGGGGTCGAGGGGGAGGATCCGGCTCACCCGAAGGACGCCATCAATCGCGCGGTGGTCCACGGGGACGAGTCGTTGCTCGCCACCCACGTCGGGACGAAGGCGGCGTTCTGGTGGCACTACGACGCGGTGCAGCCGGGCGAGACCGTGACGGTCACGCTCCGCCTCACCCGCGACGACCAGGGCGACGCCGGCCTCGATGGAGCCGACGAGATCGTGAGCGGCCGACAAGCGGATGCCGACGCTTTCTACGCCACGGTCGTACCCGCTGATGTCTCAGACGAGGACCGGACGGTCGCTCGCCGTGCCTTCGCCGGGCTGCTGTGGTGCAAGCAGCTGTTCCGCTACGACATCCGGCAGTGGCTGGAGGGCGACCCGGCACAGCCGCCGCCACCGCCCGAGCGCCTGGCCGCCCAGCCCAAGGGCCGCAACACGGAGTGGCAGACGCTCTCGCTGGCGGACATCATCTCGATGCCCGACGAGTGGGAGTACCCGTGGTTCGCGTCGTGGGACCTGGCGTTCCACTGCGTCGCGCTCGCACACGTCGACCCGGCGTTCGCGAAGGAACAGCTCGTCCTGATGTGCCGCGAGTGGGCGATGCACCCCAACGGCCAGCTGCCGGCGTACGAGTGGAACTTCTCCGACGTCAACCCGCCGGTTCACGCCTGGGCGGTCTGGCGGGTCTACCAGCTCGACGGCGCTCAGGACAACGACTTCCTGATCCGGGTCTTCAGCAAGCTGATGCTCAACTTCGGCTGGTGGGTCAACCGCAAGGACTCCGACGGCTCCAACCTCTTCGAGGGCGGCTTCCTCGGGATGGACAACGTCGGCCCGTTCGACCGGTCGCAGCCACTGCCCGACGGGCACCGGCTGGAGCAGTCGGACGCGACCAGCTGGATGGCGTTCTTCTGCCTCAACATGCTGCGCATCGCGTGGGAGCTCGCGCGTGTCGACCGAGCCTGGGACGAAGCCGCGACGAAGTTCCTGGAGCACTTCCTGTCGATCGCTGAGGCGATGGAATCCTTTGGTACCAACAACATCTCGCTCTGGAACGACGAGGACGGATTCTTCTACGACGCAGTTGTGGACGACGACGGCTCTGGCTCGCAGGTGCCGGTCCGCTCCATGGTCGGGCTGCTGCCGCTGATGGCTGTCGCCGTCGAGCCGGACTGGGTGCCGCAGGAGCTGCCGGACTACACCTCGCGCATGCAATGGCTGCTCAAGCGGCGTCCTGAGCTGACCGACGCGGTCGTGCACAGCGAGTACGACGGCCAGCCGGACACCACGCTCTCGCTCCTCACCCCGGAGCGCCTCACGCGCATCCTCACCCGCATGCTGGATGAGCGAGAGTTCCTGTCTCCCTATGGGATTCGCTCGTTGTCTGCCATCTATCGGGACGGCATCAACATCGACCTGGAAGGTTCGTCGCTCCCAATCGCGTACGCACCGGGGGAGGCGCAGAGTGGTCTGTTCGGTGGCAACTCGAACTGGCGCGGGCCGGTCTGGTTCCCCGTCAACGTCCTGCTGACCGACGCCTTGCGGACCTACGCGACGGATCTCGGACGCGAGCTCGAGATCGAGTACCCCACGGGCTCCGGCAACCACGTGCCGCTGCGGGAGATCGTCACCGACCTCGAGCAGCGTCTCGTCCGGATGTTCCGGGCGGGCGAGGACGGTCGTCGACCGGGCGACCCACGCCATGTGCCGACCGGAGACCTGTGGCAGGCGCACCCGACGTTCAGCGAGTACTTCCACGGTGACACCGGTGCGGGCCTCGGCGCCTCGCACCAGACCGGGTGGACGGCCATGGTGGCCCACCTGATCTGCCACCCCGCTGAGCACGAGTGA
- a CDS encoding MerR family transcriptional regulator, with protein sequence MLIGELATVTGVSPRALRHYEDRGLLQPHRTSAGYREFEARDVVRVGQIQAMISAGLGTTVIGRYLECARLGEERTYLEMCPDLRAELDQLVERFDREQVALDEQRRALTLIVDPINRVPFCERTC encoded by the coding sequence GTGCTGATCGGTGAGCTGGCGACGGTGACGGGAGTCAGCCCCCGTGCATTGCGCCACTACGAGGACCGCGGCCTCCTGCAGCCGCATCGCACGAGCGCGGGATATCGCGAGTTCGAAGCGAGGGATGTCGTCCGCGTCGGCCAGATCCAAGCCATGATCAGCGCCGGGCTCGGGACCACGGTCATCGGCCGCTACCTTGAGTGTGCCCGGCTGGGCGAGGAGCGAACGTATCTCGAGATGTGTCCCGATCTTCGCGCAGAGCTGGACCAGCTCGTCGAGCGCTTCGATCGGGAGCAGGTCGCACTCGATGAGCAACGGCGCGCGCTGACCCTGATCGTCGATCCGATCAATAGAGTGCCGTTCTGTGAGCGAACCTGCTGA
- a CDS encoding RBBP9/YdeN family alpha/beta hydrolase, with protein MNRTTARRATIIHGYAATPNDHWFAWLADEFEAIGVSTNVPELPDPAQPNADRWAETVASTLESVDHDTILVAHSLGCVTTLRYLADLHGDWTLGTLILVAGFLEPLPALPELDAFIADGLEVSALAAHIDRIVVLRSDADPYVPVEHTDRLAARLGVQAHLVAGAGHFLASDGIVELPEALHPVRCVR; from the coding sequence GTGAACAGGACAACCGCACGACGCGCGACGATCATCCATGGGTACGCGGCGACGCCGAACGACCACTGGTTCGCCTGGCTCGCCGACGAGTTCGAAGCCATCGGCGTCTCCACGAACGTCCCCGAGCTGCCCGACCCGGCACAGCCGAACGCCGATCGATGGGCCGAGACTGTGGCCTCGACGCTCGAATCAGTTGACCACGACACGATTCTCGTCGCCCACAGTCTCGGGTGCGTCACCACACTTCGGTATCTGGCAGACCTGCACGGCGACTGGACACTCGGCACTCTCATCCTCGTTGCTGGCTTCCTCGAACCGCTTCCTGCCCTTCCAGAGCTCGACGCATTCATCGCCGACGGCCTCGAGGTCAGCGCGTTGGCTGCGCACATCGACCGGATCGTCGTGCTGCGCTCCGACGCCGACCCGTACGTGCCGGTCGAGCACACCGATCGACTCGCCGCACGTCTCGGCGTACAGGCTCACCTCGTCGCTGGAGCAGGACACTTCCTCGCCAGCGACGGCATCGTCGAGCTTCCGGAGGCTCTTCACCCGGTACGTTGCGTTCGCTGA
- a CDS encoding MerR family transcriptional regulator, producing the protein MRVGRVVKIGQAAHASGVSPRSLRFYEDMGLIVPGRCANGYRDYCTTTLDRVVVIRSLLESGLPVRLIKGALPRNPLDPAGAELAARAEIRQEVEAYRDRLAARIAALTTQHAALEQYLCAADDVECHRT; encoded by the coding sequence ATGCGCGTTGGACGAGTAGTGAAAATCGGTCAGGCTGCTCATGCCAGCGGTGTGAGCCCGCGGTCGCTGCGGTTCTACGAGGACATGGGTCTCATCGTCCCGGGACGTTGCGCCAACGGGTATCGCGACTACTGCACCACCACACTCGATCGCGTGGTCGTCATTCGGTCGCTGCTGGAGTCAGGCCTGCCCGTGCGCCTCATCAAAGGTGCCCTGCCCCGCAACCCCCTCGATCCGGCCGGCGCCGAGCTCGCCGCGCGCGCTGAGATCCGTCAAGAGGTCGAGGCCTATCGCGATCGGCTGGCCGCACGCATCGCTGCTCTCACGACTCAGCACGCGGCGCTCGAGCAATACCTGTGTGCCGCGGACGACGTCGAGTGTCACCGGACTTGA
- a CDS encoding zinc-binding dehydrogenase encodes MENDNRTRAAKPQMYALVQGSTRGPLDLVLTADQPRPEVGPREYLIRVGAAGVNFADVMQTHGTYAGGPRPPYVAGFEAAGQIVGVGPEVQDALPIGTLVIGAGPGAFAEYMVMPAAGALPIPAGWSETEALGLVLNWGTALAALRPLGAVTPGEVVLVHAAAGGVGQAAVRLARHYGATVIATASTHKHPVVTALGAHHVVDPARPDLTEEIMRLTGGVDLVLESVGRTTFETSLSVTKAFTGRVVVFGAASGDAAVTTDDLVFRHQVQLKGLHIGALAATAPAIYRALLEELEQLITQGVYQPGTPQIHPLSAGPAVLEELKASRTHGKHALDPRRLS; translated from the coding sequence ATGGAGAACGACAACCGGACCCGTGCCGCGAAACCGCAGATGTACGCCCTCGTCCAGGGCTCGACGCGTGGCCCACTGGACCTCGTCCTGACGGCCGATCAGCCTCGTCCTGAGGTGGGACCCCGGGAGTACCTCATCAGGGTCGGCGCAGCGGGTGTGAACTTCGCCGACGTCATGCAGACCCACGGGACCTACGCCGGTGGCCCGCGCCCACCGTACGTCGCGGGCTTCGAGGCAGCCGGTCAGATCGTCGGCGTCGGTCCGGAGGTCCAGGACGCACTACCCATCGGCACTCTCGTCATCGGTGCCGGACCCGGTGCGTTCGCGGAGTACATGGTGATGCCAGCGGCCGGTGCGCTGCCCATTCCTGCGGGCTGGTCCGAGACGGAGGCTCTGGGTCTCGTCCTGAACTGGGGAACCGCGCTGGCGGCTCTGCGACCGCTCGGCGCCGTGACACCCGGTGAGGTGGTGCTCGTCCATGCCGCTGCTGGCGGCGTCGGTCAGGCGGCGGTCCGGCTGGCACGCCACTACGGCGCAACGGTCATCGCGACCGCCTCCACGCACAAGCATCCGGTCGTCACCGCCCTCGGCGCCCATCACGTCGTGGATCCCGCGCGTCCTGATCTGACCGAGGAGATCATGCGGCTCACGGGTGGCGTCGACCTCGTCCTGGAGTCGGTCGGGCGGACGACGTTCGAGACAAGCCTCTCGGTGACGAAGGCGTTCACCGGACGCGTCGTCGTCTTCGGCGCCGCGTCCGGTGATGCCGCCGTCACGACCGACGACCTCGTCTTCCGCCATCAGGTGCAGCTCAAGGGCCTGCACATCGGGGCGCTCGCCGCGACGGCACCCGCGATCTATCGTGCTCTGCTCGAGGAGCTCGAGCAGCTGATCACGCAGGGTGTCTATCAGCCCGGCACACCGCAGATCCATCCCCTGTCAGCGGGGCCTGCAGTCCTTGAGGAGCTCAAGGCCTCTCGGACGCACGGCAAGCACGCCCTCGATCCGCGACGGCTCAGCTGA